From Candidatus Delongbacteria bacterium, a single genomic window includes:
- a CDS encoding dihydrolipoamide dehydrogenase yields the protein MQIEGTSYDLAKTVHAHPSVSEIFMEARFEAVDHDIHK from the coding sequence ATGCAGATAGAAGGAACTTCATATGATTTAGCTAAGACAGTTCATGCACATCCATCAGTTTCAGAGATATTTATGGAAGCAAGATTTGAAGCTGTGGATCATGATATTCATAAGTAA